Part of the Candidatus Omnitrophota bacterium genome is shown below.
TTAAATAAAGGAAAAGGCTTTAGCTGGGAAGCAGCTGCACATTCCATATTTGCCAGTAATATTATTTTATGTTCACTGCGGAGTTTTGACAAAACTCTAATTTTTCTTCCTTTCATGTTGCTGATGCCTTATTGTTTATATAGTGCAAATGCAAAACATAAAATCTTACCCTGGGTTATGTTGGCTTCTACACTTATTTTTTGTTGGCCCTTTATCAATGGTAATCTATACAAAAAATATTATGCCGTGGATCAGGGGAAGGATTATTTGACAAGCCGATACGCTTCATTGGTTAAAATCCCACAGGAATATTTTGACATAGCCAGCGCAACTAACCGCCTAAAAAGTGATTTCAGGATTCTTAGCGTTCCGTGGTTTTTGGATAATCCGGATCTGAAAGGTTGGCTAATATCTCCAAAATGGAAGAATATGGGAGCAAACCCCCTAATACAATATTTTAATCATCCTTTTTCTCAAATGAGCGAACCTAGTGCATTCAGGAGCTGGAATTATGGAGTTACTTGGGGTGAGGAGTCTAGTAATGATGAATCTTTTTGGATAATACCGCTTTCGGGACTGATTAATGCTAAGTATTTAATTTTTCAGAAAGACGTGTCGGATAAATTCGTAAACCAGGCTGCTCCTAAGATAGCTTCCTATAAAGATAAGGGGGCTATCAAGCTGTTAGTTTCTAATCCCTACTTTGATTTCTTTGAAGTTTCTGATGCTTATTTCTTACCGCATTTTTATGTAGCAGATAAGCTTTACTGTGTTAAGAATGCCAAAAGCATACCTTCCATTCTAAAGAATGTCCCACTTGGAGAAAAGGCAGGAATTTTAGAATCGAATAACGAAAGTACTAACGAGCAAGCTTTAAACAATAGAGAAGTCGTTATTGAATACAAACAGATTAATTCCGCGAAATATAAGGTAAAATTCCACGGCATTACTAAATCTTTTCCTTTTATTTTTTCCGAATCGTTTGATCCTTTTTGGAGAATATACCCTAAGCGTTATACTGAGGCCGAAGTTAGGAATATCGATACCTACCAAATTTTTAAGGGCAATGAAGCATTTCAGGCTTCCAGAGAAGAATTTGGCACTTATCTAAAGGAAAATTGGGTTTCCGAGTTGGGTAATGGAAGCGTAAAGAATAGAAGAACAACTCTGTGGTTATCCTCTAATTTGCTGAGAAGCTTTGAGGAGCAATATCGCATAGACTTTATTTCAAAGAAAATTAAAGGGACTATTCAAAATGATAATATTTCAAAAGGTAGTTTTTACGATACATATTCTCTTAGGGCGATTGATGATAAATTTCATAGAATAGTAAACGGCTACGCTAACTTTTGGCAGATTGATTTGGGTTACCTAAAAAATAATTTCCCAGAAGACCTAAAGAACAACAGTGACGGTTCGTATGACCTCGAGGTAATTATCGAGTTTTGGCCTCAAAAAGTTTTATACATAAGCCGGGTTTATGTTATCATCTTTTCGTTTATCGTTTTGGTCTTATTGGCCTGGTCTTTTATTATAAAAAGGAAGAATTTTATTTAAGTTTGCACAGAAAATGAACTATAATCGCATTTGTCTTAGCACTTATATAAATACAGTTGATAACGAAGCCTATACGCTTTTTGGGCCCATCCAAAACATTACAGGATTTCTTTGTTTGAGGTTCTTTGATATTTATATGATTAGTCAGCCTATGCCGGGTGAGTTTGATTTGACTCCGACATTAACCCTCTATCGAGGTGGAAAGCCTTTATGGATGAAGAAAATGCCGAAATTATGGCAATTGTTGTACTGGAGAAGTAATAAGAAGTTAACATCGGGTCAGACGGTAATTAGGCTTAAATTACGCGATTTTATTTCAAATTTCTATTTTATCCTGTTCTGTATTCCTCATAAGCTAGATTTGTTTATTGGTGTCGAGAGTATCAATGCTTTAAGCGCGGTTCTCTTGAAGAGGCTAGGCTGCATCCGAACTGTTTTATATTTTTCCAACGACTATCATCCTAATAGATATGCTAGGTTAAAAAACTGGATTTTTCTTAAGTTGGATGAGATAGCCGCCTATAGGTGTGATTACATCTGGATGATGAATCCGAGGATACATAAATCTAGGCTGGAGAGGGGGCTTGACCCATTGAAGCTTGCACCTCATTTTATTATCCATGGTGGGCTTCCATTTTTCACTGGAGAGCCTTTAGCTATAAATGAAAGGCAGATGAATAGAATTGTTTATGCTACGCGGGCAGGTCATCTAGGCTTAGGGATTGTTCTGGAAGCTTTTTCGGTAGTAATTATGAAGCATCCCGATATAAAGCTTTATATAACTGGACACGCTGATAAGGAAGAGCCAAGAATGTGTTCGCTCATAGAGAAGTTAAAGATAGCTAGGAATCTCATCTTTACCGGTTTTATCAAAGAGGAGGAGTTGAATTACCTTATAAAATATTCCTATATCGGACTTGCAATATGGTCCTGTAGCGCTGCTGCATCGGCAACATACGGCGATCCGGAGAAAATCCGGCGCTATTTCCATTTTGGGTTACCTGTAGTTTCGACAGTAAATGCTTTTACATCTGAAGTCATCAGTAAGTATGGTGCAGGAATAGTCGTTGACGATAGAGTTGAGTCTGTTACCAAGGCTATTCTGACTTTGCTTGATGATAAAGATTTATATACAAAGTGCGCTCAGGCATCGGCAGAACTCGGAAAATTCTACAAGGAGCATAATCCGCTTGATGATTCGATAAAAGATCTAAAGAAGAAAAATTTGTTTTAGGTATTATACTGAATAGTTGCGTCGTATTAATGGAAGTAGTATAATTAAAAATTATGGTTTCTCCACTGTCAACAATTTATAATTTTGTCGGAAATATCCCTTATAGGATACATCCAAGTTTACATTTTCAGATGTATAAATTTTTTGTAAATGTTGGATTAAAAAGTCTAACCCAGGATGCCGTTGTTAAATTTGCGATTAAGTACTTAAAAAAAGGCGATTGCGTGATAGATATTGGGGCAAACCGTGGAACTTACAGCTATTCTATGCTCAAGGCTGTAGGGGAAAGGGAGGGGGCGGTATATTCTTTTGAGCCGAATCCGTTGATCGCTAAGCAGCTAAGGAAAAATCTGAAACATTCAAATGTTGTAATCGAGAACTTTGCTCTCTCGAGTACATCGGGAAATAGAGTCTTTTATAGGCATACTAAAGGTTGCGGTCCTACGAGTTCTTTAGAGTTTTTTGATATATTGGATAAATCAGGAGAACTGGAAGAAACAGAAGTTAAGTGTGTAACTCTGGATGCATTTTGTCAGTCTCATAAGCTATCGCCAAATTTAATTAAAATTGATGTAGAGGGGCATGAATTCAATGTTTTTAAAGGAGCGAAGTCGACCATCCAGGGGTATCGTCCTTATATCATATTTGAATTCATAGAAGAATTTTGGCAGGAGAAGCATATCAAGGAAGTATTTGAATTCTTAGCGCCTGTTTACGATTTGATCCGTATTGAGGATGGCGCTAACGCAATAGAAGCCTATTTGGATTATAAACCCCATTGTTATTTCGATTTTAGGAAATCAAAGGTTGTGAATATTGGGTGTATCCCGCGGGGTGGATACGATACCGTTTTAGGAAGGATATAAAATTATGAAAAAGAGAGTGTTGATCACGGGTATAACCGGGATGGTTGGATCGCATCTTGCCGATTTTTTACTCGAAAATAGTGATTGGGATATTTACGGTATGTGTCGTTGGCGTAGCCCGCTGGATAACGTGGAACACCTTTTGTCCAGGGTGAACAAAAAGGATCGCTTATATTTTATTTATGGAGAACTTGGCGATTATATTTCGTTACAGAATGCGGTTAAAGAGAGTAGTCCGGATTATGTTTTTCATCTTGCGGCGCAAAGTTATCCGCTGACAAGTTTCACTTCTCCACTTCAAACTCTGGATACGAATATCTTAGGAACAGAGCGCCTGCTTGAAGCCTTACGTAAATGCAAAGGGATTGATCCCGTTATTCATGTATGTTCTTCTTCGGAAATCTTCGGCAGAGTAAGTAAAGAAAAGCTACCAATCAATGAGAGTTGCTCATTCCATCCGGCTTCTCCTTATGCGATCTCGAAAATCGGCACCGATCTGATTGGTAAGTTTCATGCTGAGGCTTATCAGCAAAAAGTAGTGGTAACCAGGATGTTTACTCATACTGGCCCCAGGAGGGGGGATGTTTTTGCTGAATCTACTTTCGCTAAGCAAATTGCAATGATTGAACGCGATCTTGTTCCACCGGTTGTAAAAACGGGTAATCTTAATTCTATGCGTACCTGGTCTGATGTACGTGATGCGGTCAGGGCTTATTATATGCTGGTAACAATTAACCCGGTTCCGGGGGAGTGTTATAACATCGGAGGTTCGTTTTCTTGTTCTGTTGGCGATATGCTGAAGCATCTTATTTCGATCTCAACGCGCAAAAATATTACAGTTGAAACAGATAAAGAGAGGTTGCGTCCTATTGATGCGGATTTGCAGATTCCGGATACGAGAAAATTCAGGAAACATACGGGATGGGAACCAAAAATAACTTTTGAGAAAACGATGCAGGATTTATTGAACTATTGGCGGGAAAAATTTAGCTCCGGGAAAATGTATCTGACCCGATAATTTTCTTGATAAGATTGGAAGATATCTTTAGGAAAAATATGTTAGTTAATCGTAATACTATGAAAGAATTAAACATCACTCTTTATAAAACTATGTATATGATCCGTAAGGTCGAAGAAAAGATTCAGGCTCATTACCTTGAAAATGAGATGAAAACTCCTATGCATATGTCTATGGGGGAGGAAGCTATAGCTGCCGGTGTTTGCCATGCCCTGAAGCCAGAGGATCAAGTTTTGGGTTCTTACAGAAGCCACGGTATCTATATCGCTAAGGTGCAGGAGACTGACAAATTTTTTGCCGAAATGTACGGAAAGGTTACGGGAACATCTCAAGGCAAGGCTGGTTCTATGCATTTGCTAGCTCCGGAGGCAGGCCTGGTTTGTACTTCAGCTATTGTGGGTAGCTCTATCCCGGTGGCTATCGGATTTGCTTTTGCCAATAAGCAAACTAAAAATGGTCGGATTACAACCGTATTTTTTGGGGATGGCGCTGTTGATGAAGGAGTGTTTTGGGAGAGTTTGAATTTTGCCTGTTTAAGTAAACTTCCGGTTGTATTTATTTGTGAAGATAACGGTTTTGCTGTGCATAGCCCTGTCAGTGAAAGGCATGGCTATGGTTCTATCGCAGAAATCGTGCGTAAGTTTGATTGTAGTGTTTTTCAGAGTGATTCTTCAGATGTGCAAGTCATATACAATCTTACCAAGAACGCGCTGAAAGAAATGTCGAATAACAATAAGCCAGTTTTTCTTTATTTTAAATACTATCGTTATCTTGAACATGTTGGGGTATTTGATGATTTTAAGGCAGGTTACAGGCCAAAGGAAGATTTTGAGAAATGGCTGAAGGTTGACCCAGTCTGTATGCAGCGCAAGAAACTTGTAAGGTTAATAAACGAAGGAAAGGTAGCGTCATTAGAAAAAGAAATAGAGGATCGGATAAATTTAAGTAAGACTAGGGCCCAGCAGGCTGATTTTCCCGATGCAAGAATTGCCTGTGAGGATATTTATATATGAAAAGAATGATTACATATCGTGAGGCGCTGAACGAGGCCATAATCGGGGAAATGAGGCGTGACCCAAGAGTATTTATGTATGGGATAGATGTTGCGGATCATAAGCGTACTTTTGGGAGTGGTAATGGAATTTTAGAAGAGTTTGGGAATTCCCGTTGTTTTAGCACTCCTTTGTCCGAGTGTTCTATGACTGGCTTAGGGCTTGGAGCGGCTTTAAGCGGATTACGTCCGATTCATGTTCATATGCGAGTTGATTTCTTGATTTTAGCCATGAATGAGCTCACTAATATGATTGCCAGTTTTTCTTATGGTTCCTGCGGGAAGATGAAAGTGCCTATGGTTATAAGGGCGGTAATTGGCCGTGGCTGGGGCCAATCCTGGCAGCATAGCAAAACATTGCATTCCTGGTTCGCCCATATTCCGGGATTAAAAGTTGTTATGCCTTCCAGGCCAAGTGATGCCAAAGGTATGCTCATTGCTGCTATACGAGATGATAATCCGGTTATTTTCATAGAACATCGCTGGCTATATGATGTCGTAGGGGAAGTTCCTGAAGAAGCTCTAACCGAGCCTCTTGTGGGAAGCAGAGTAATCCATTCGGGAAAAGACGCAACAGTTCTTGCAGTTTCTTGGATGAACGTAGAAGCGTTGCAAGCAGCGGAAGTATTAGAGAAACACGGCATAAGCCTTGAAATAATCGATGCGCGGTCGATCTCTCCGTTTGACGATACAACAATTATAGATTCGATCAAGAAGACCGGGCATTTAATAGTGGCTGATTATGATTGGATTCACTGTGGATTTGGTGCCGAAGTAGCTACGCGGGTCTATGAAAAATGCATGAGAATACTGAAGTCACCGATAACCCGGATTGGTTTCGCCGAAGCACATTGCCCATGTTCGCGTCCGCTTGAAGTAAAATTCTATCCTTCAGCCATAGATATTATCCGATCAGTCGAAAAAAAACTTGGCCTTTCCGAGATTGACCTAGCGCAGGAAGAGTTCTATTCGTATGAAAAGAAGTTCAAGGGCCCATTTTAGTTAGCTACCCATATAGTAATGCAAAAACCTCAAAAGATAAAAGTTGGCTTAGTCCAGGTAGGGGAAAATTTCAGTGGCCAGTATTATCTTCCATATTCAGTCGGACTTTTGCAGGCTTATGCCTTGAAAAGATTAAAGAAACCCCGAGACTACATTTTTTCCCTGCCCCTCTATAAAAGAGAGCCATTTGAAAAAATAGATTTACACTTTAGAGACGCAGATATTATATTTTTTAGCGTCTATATGTGGAATTATAATTTTAGTTTAGAGATAGCAAAAACAATCAAAATTAATCATCCTAAATGTTGTATTGTTTTCGGCGGGCCGCAGATACCGGAGTCTTCAGAGAGATTGGAGATTATGTTGCGTAGATACCCGTTTGTCGATATAGCTTGTTATGGAGAAGGAGAAAATCCATTTGTAGAGATTCTGGAAAGTTTCCGGAAGAAAGATTGGCCAGGAGTTCCTTCTATCGCTTATATAAATACGGAGAAAAACTTTGTCAAAAATAAAAGCGGAAATCGAATCTCTGATTTGGATCAAATTCCCTCGCCATATTTAAGCGGAGTCTTTGGATCCTTAATGGAATCTAGCGCTGAAGGGGTATGGTCGGTTATGTGGGAGACCAACCGTGGTTGCCCGTTTTCTTGTTCTTATTGTGCCTGGGGTAAGGATTCTAAGAGAGGTATTTATAAATATGATCTGGGTCGGTTATTTGAAGAGATAGACTGGTTTAGTAAGAACAAAATTGAGTTTATCTTTTGTTGCGATGCGAACTTCGGGTTATTTAAAGAAAGGGATATGCAGATTGTCCAGAAAGTAGCTGAGAATAAGAAGCAATACGGTTATCCTAAAGCATTCTCCGTACAGAGTACTAAGAATGCTACGCGTACAATTTTTGAGCTGCAAAAAGAATTAAATATCGCCGGTCTGCAAAAAGGAGTAAACTTAGCATTGCAGTCCGTAAATAATCAAACCTTAAAAAGCGTTAATCGTAGTAATATTTCACCCGGCCAGTTCCGGGATCTGCAGAAGATGTTTACGGATGCCGGTATTGCAACTTTCTCTGATATGATTTTAGGTTTGCCCGATGAATCGTACCAAACTTTTACCGGGGGGGTTTCCGATGTGATTGAAGGAGGCCAGTATAACAGAATTCAGTTTATAAATCTAGCCGTGCTTGAGAATACTGAAATGTCCTCTCCGGAATACATTCAGAGATACGGGTTGATACTCAAGGAATGTAAAATGGTTTCACATCATACTAGTATTAGCTCTGATAACGAAATTCCGGAAACTCAAATCTTGGTTGTCGGCACCAGTACAATGCCTAAAGAGGATTGGGTTAAGACACGTATTTTTTGCTGGATGATCTCTTTGCTGCATTTTGATAAATTGCTCCAAATCCCGCTGATTATTTTAAACAAATCTTATGTATTAAACTATAAGGAGATAATGGGTTGGTTTTTAGCCAGTGGCAAGGAATATCCTATTATTTCCAGTATTGTTTCGCGCTTTAATGAAAAAGCCTCAATGATCCAATTCGGCGATACCGAATTTATTGCTTCTCCTGA
Proteins encoded:
- a CDS encoding glycosyltransferase is translated as MKKMPKLWQLLYWRSNKKLTSGQTVIRLKLRDFISNFYFILFCIPHKLDLFIGVESINALSAVLLKRLGCIRTVLYFSNDYHPNRYARLKNWIFLKLDEIAAYRCDYIWMMNPRIHKSRLERGLDPLKLAPHFIIHGGLPFFTGEPLAINERQMNRIVYATRAGHLGLGIVLEAFSVVIMKHPDIKLYITGHADKEEPRMCSLIEKLKIARNLIFTGFIKEEELNYLIKYSYIGLAIWSCSAAASATYGDPEKIRRYFHFGLPVVSTVNAFTSEVISKYGAGIVVDDRVESVTKAILTLLDDKDLYTKCAQASAELGKFYKEHNPLDDSIKDLKKKNLF
- a CDS encoding FkbM family methyltransferase — translated: MYKFFVNVGLKSLTQDAVVKFAIKYLKKGDCVIDIGANRGTYSYSMLKAVGEREGAVYSFEPNPLIAKQLRKNLKHSNVVIENFALSSTSGNRVFYRHTKGCGPTSSLEFFDILDKSGELEETEVKCVTLDAFCQSHKLSPNLIKIDVEGHEFNVFKGAKSTIQGYRPYIIFEFIEEFWQEKHIKEVFEFLAPVYDLIRIEDGANAIEAYLDYKPHCYFDFRKSKVVNIGCIPRGGYDTVLGRI
- a CDS encoding GDP-mannose 4,6-dehydratase; this translates as MKKRVLITGITGMVGSHLADFLLENSDWDIYGMCRWRSPLDNVEHLLSRVNKKDRLYFIYGELGDYISLQNAVKESSPDYVFHLAAQSYPLTSFTSPLQTLDTNILGTERLLEALRKCKGIDPVIHVCSSSEIFGRVSKEKLPINESCSFHPASPYAISKIGTDLIGKFHAEAYQQKVVVTRMFTHTGPRRGDVFAESTFAKQIAMIERDLVPPVVKTGNLNSMRTWSDVRDAVRAYYMLVTINPVPGECYNIGGSFSCSVGDMLKHLISISTRKNITVETDKERLRPIDADLQIPDTRKFRKHTGWEPKITFEKTMQDLLNYWREKFSSGKMYLTR
- a CDS encoding thiamine pyrophosphate-dependent dehydrogenase E1 component subunit alpha, with the protein product MKELNITLYKTMYMIRKVEEKIQAHYLENEMKTPMHMSMGEEAIAAGVCHALKPEDQVLGSYRSHGIYIAKVQETDKFFAEMYGKVTGTSQGKAGSMHLLAPEAGLVCTSAIVGSSIPVAIGFAFANKQTKNGRITTVFFGDGAVDEGVFWESLNFACLSKLPVVFICEDNGFAVHSPVSERHGYGSIAEIVRKFDCSVFQSDSSDVQVIYNLTKNALKEMSNNNKPVFLYFKYYRYLEHVGVFDDFKAGYRPKEDFEKWLKVDPVCMQRKKLVRLINEGKVASLEKEIEDRINLSKTRAQQADFPDARIACEDIYI
- a CDS encoding transketolase C-terminal domain-containing protein; this encodes MKRMITYREALNEAIIGEMRRDPRVFMYGIDVADHKRTFGSGNGILEEFGNSRCFSTPLSECSMTGLGLGAALSGLRPIHVHMRVDFLILAMNELTNMIASFSYGSCGKMKVPMVIRAVIGRGWGQSWQHSKTLHSWFAHIPGLKVVMPSRPSDAKGMLIAAIRDDNPVIFIEHRWLYDVVGEVPEEALTEPLVGSRVIHSGKDATVLAVSWMNVEALQAAEVLEKHGISLEIIDARSISPFDDTTIIDSIKKTGHLIVADYDWIHCGFGAEVATRVYEKCMRILKSPITRIGFAEAHCPCSRPLEVKFYPSAIDIIRSVEKKLGLSEIDLAQEEFYSYEKKFKGPF
- a CDS encoding radical SAM protein gives rise to the protein MQKPQKIKVGLVQVGENFSGQYYLPYSVGLLQAYALKRLKKPRDYIFSLPLYKREPFEKIDLHFRDADIIFFSVYMWNYNFSLEIAKTIKINHPKCCIVFGGPQIPESSERLEIMLRRYPFVDIACYGEGENPFVEILESFRKKDWPGVPSIAYINTEKNFVKNKSGNRISDLDQIPSPYLSGVFGSLMESSAEGVWSVMWETNRGCPFSCSYCAWGKDSKRGIYKYDLGRLFEEIDWFSKNKIEFIFCCDANFGLFKERDMQIVQKVAENKKQYGYPKAFSVQSTKNATRTIFELQKELNIAGLQKGVNLALQSVNNQTLKSVNRSNISPGQFRDLQKMFTDAGIATFSDMILGLPDESYQTFTGGVSDVIEGGQYNRIQFINLAVLENTEMSSPEYIQRYGLILKECKMVSHHTSISSDNEIPETQILVVGTSTMPKEDWVKTRIFCWMISLLHFDKLLQIPLIILNKSYVLNYKEIMGWFLASGKEYPIISSIVSRFNEKASMIQFGDTEFIASPDWLNIYWPADEFIFIKLCSENNLSKFYEEARSVILSGLKKSKIPIDEDLLDDALAFNCNSIKQPFITENKRITLNYNLPEFYQSALVGRQISLSRGSFNYDIVRTQDKWSSWLDWCKEVVWFGTKKGNYLYPFIKTN